CTGACCGCGCCGGCGCTCATCGAGGCGCGCGCCCGCTCACGTTCGAGCCGCGCCAACACTCGCAAGGCGACACGCAGATGCGGAACAAGCGCGCTCATCAGGTTTGCCACAGACGTCGGTACGGGTTCGCCGTTCGCCAGCAGCAGCCACGCTTCGAGACCGCTGGCCTCGTGCATTCTCACCATGCGCAGGTGCCGATTTTCTGTCATCAGCAGATCCGGGGCATCCAGCCCGGCCAGTTCATCGGGCGAATAGACCCTGCCCTCGCGCATCTCGCCCAACCGGCTGTCTCGCCCGAACAGATGCTGCACCGGCGGCGGCCGCTCACCAGGCGCCACCGCCAGCATCGTGGTGGGCGGACCCTCTGGGGCACGCACAATCAATCCGGCTAGCTCGCATTCGGTAACAGCCCGCAATCGCTCAAGAAAGGTGCGCCACATCGGCTGCTCGAAGACACCATCGTGGAGCGGCACGAGCAGCTCGGTCTCACCAAGGTTGGGAACACGCATGGCATGCTACATATACCTCCCATATGGGAGGTTCAAGCCACCTCGCATCATCTATGCATCGCCGCTCTGCAAGGCGAGGCATCATGACCGTACACACTCCCCTGACCCACCTTCAGCGGCTCGAAGCCGAGGCGATCCACATCATCCGCGAAGTGGTGGCCGAGGCGGACAAGCCGGTGATGCTCTATTCGGTGGGCAAGGATAGCGCGGTGATGCTGCATCTTGCCCGCAAGGCATTCTACCCTGCTCCCCCTCCCTTCCCGCTGCTGCATGTCGACACGACGTGGAAGTTCCAGGCGATGTACGAACTCCGCGATCGCATGGCGCAGGAAAGCGGCATGGAACTGCTGGTCTATCAGAACCCCGAAGCGGAGGAGCGCGGCATCAACCCGTTCGATCACGGCCCGCTTCACACCGACATGTGGAAGACGGAGGGGCTCAAGCAGGCGCTCGACAAATGGGGCTTTGACGCGGCCTTCGGCGGTGCACGGCGCGATGAGGAAAAGAGCCGCGCCAAGGAACGGATCTTCTCGTTCCGCACCGCCAGCCATGGCTGGGACCCGAAGAACCAGCGCCCCGAGCTGTGGAACCTCTACAACGCGCGCAAGAATCGGGGCGAGAGCATCCGCGTCTTCCCGATCAGCAACTGGACCGAGCTCGACGTGTGGCAATACATCCAGCTCGAGGACATTCCGATCGTCCCGCTCTACTTCGCCGAAAAGCGCCCGACCTTCGAATATGAGGGCGGTCTGTTCATGGCCGACGACATCGAGCGACTGGAGAAGGTCATGGGCCATCGCCCCGAGATCACCGAGCGATCGATCCGCTTCCGCACGCTCGGCTGCTTCCCGCTGACGGGCGCGGTCGAGAGCGAGGCCTCCACCTTGAGCGAGGTGATCCAGGAAACGCTGCTCACCACCACTTCCGAACGGCAGGGGCGCGTGATCGACAAGGATGCCGGCGGTGCGGGAATGGAGAAGAAGAAGCAGGAGGGCTATTTCTGATGGCTCAGGAAAGCACCACCGACGCAATTTACCGGACCGAAGCCCTCATTGCCGAGGACATCGACGCTTATCTCGACCAGCACCAGCACAAGACGATGCTGCGGTTCATCACTTGCGGCAGCGTCGATGACGGCAAGTCGACGCTGATCGGTCGCCTGCTCTATGACAGCAAGATGATCTTCGAAGACCAGCTTGCCGCGCTCGAGAGAGACAGCAAGCGGGTCGGCACGCAGGGGCAGGAAATCGATTTCGCCCTGCTGGTTGATGGCCTCGCCGCCGAGCGCGAACAGGGCATCACCATCGACGTCGCCTATCGCTTCTTCAATACCGAGAAACGCAAGTTCATCGTCGCCGACTGCCCCGGCCACGAACAATATACCCGCAACATGGTGACCGGCGCCTCGACCGCCGATCTCGCGGTGATTCTGGTCGATGCGCGCAAGGGCGTACTCGTCCAGACCCGGCGGCACAGCTACATCTGCCACCTCCTCGGCATCAGGAATATCGTGCTGGCGGTGAACAAGATGGACCTGGTCGATTACGACAAGGCGACCTTCGACAAGATCGTCAGCGATTATCGCGAGTTCGCCAGCGAGATCGGGATAGAGAGCTTTACCGCCATCCCGATCTCGGGCTTTCGTGGCGACAATATCACCGCCTCACCATCTGCCAACACTCCGTGGTATTCAGGGCCCAGCCTCGTCGACCATCTCGAAAGCGTCGAGGTGCGCTCGGCTGTCGATCGCGACAAGCCGTTCCGAATGCCGGTGCAGTGGGTCAATCGCCCCGACCTCGACTTCCGCGGCTTTGCCGGGCTGATCGCGGGTGGCGAAGTGCGTCCGGGCGACCCGATCCGGGTCCTTCCCTCGGGCAAGACCAGCACGATCGAGAGGATCGTAACCTTCGACGGCGACCTCGATGAAGCCGGAGCGGGTCAATCGGTCACATTGACGCTGGCAGACGAAATCGACTGTTCGCGCGGCAATGTGATCGCCGCCGCCGACGCCCCGCCGCAGGTAGCCGACCAGTTCGAGGCGACCATCGTGTGGATGTCCGACGATGCGCTGCATGTCGGGCGCAGCTACTGGCTCAAGCTGGCGACCCAGACTGTCTCTGCCACGGTGCGCGAGCCGAAATACGAGATCGACATCAACAGCCTCGAACGACTTGCCGCCAAGACGCTCGAGCTGAACGAAATCGGCGTGGCGGAGGTCCACACTGACAAGCCGCTAGTGTTCGAACCCTATGTCGACAGCCGCACGCTCGGCGGTTTTATCCTGGTCGACAAGATCACCAATGCGACCGTTGCGGCGGGCATGCTCAATTTCTCGCTGCGCCGCTCGCAGAACATCCATTGGCAGCCGACCGATATCACCCGCGAGCATCATGCCTCGATGAAGAACCAAACCCCGCGCGTGCTGTGGTTCACCGGCCTTTCGGGATCGGGCAAGTCGACCATCGCCAACGAGGTGGAGAAGAAGCTGGCGCTGATGAACCGGCACACCTTCCTGCTCGACGGCGACAACGTGCGCCACGGGCTCAACAAGGATCTCGGCTTCACCGAAGCCGACCGGATCGAGAACATCCGCCGCATCGGCGAAGTCGCCAAGCTGATGACTGACGCCGGCCTGATCGTGCTGACAGCCTTCATCAGCCCGTTCCGCGCCGAGCGGCAGATGGTTCGCGACATGCTGGCCGAGCATGAGTTCATCGAGATTTTCGTCGACACGCCGCTCGAAGTCGCGGAAGAACGCGACGTGAAGGGCCTCTACAAGAAGGCGCGCGAAGGAAAGCTCAAGAATTTCACCGGGATCGACAGCCCCTATGAAGCTCCGGAAAACCCCGACATCGTGGTCAACACCGTCGCGATGACACCAGAAGAAGCCGCCGACTATATCATCCGACAAATCCTGCCGCTGAAGTGAGCGAACGAGTATGACCGACGCCGAACTTGCCGCTCATCTTGCCGAAACGGCCGGTCGCATCCTGCTCGATGTGAGAGGCTCGGCCATGTTCGAAGGCAAGGCGCTGGGCAATGCGGGCGACCAGACTGCCAACCAGTTTCTGGTCCATGCCTTGCGCGCGCAAAGGCCCGATGACGGGCTGCTGTCGGAAGAGAGCAAGGACACGAGGGAGCGCCTTGCCAAGGAGCGCGTGTGGATCATCGACCCGGTCGACGGCACCCGCGAATATGGCGAGGCGCGGACCGACTGGGCCGTCCACGTCGGCTTGGCGATCGGCGGCGAGGCTGCCGTCGGTGCGGTCGCGCTGCCCGGCTGCAATGCCATCCTGCGTACCGACCGCCCCCAAGCGATGCCGCCCGCTCCGGATCGGCTCCGGATGGTCGTCAGCCGCACGCGACCAGCGGCAGAAGCGGTTGCCGTGTCGCAGGCCTTGGGGGCCGAACTCGTCGAGATGGGCAGCGCCGGGGCCAAGGCCATGGCGGTGATCCGCGGCGAGGCGGATATCTACCTCCATTCCGGTGGGCAGCATGAATGGGACAGCTGTGCGCCGGTGGCCGTGGCCAGGGCACATGGCCTGCACTGTTCCAGGATCGACGGGTCGTCGCTGGTCTACAACCAGAGCGACACTTTCGTCCCCGACCTGCTGATCTGTCGCCGCGAGCACGCCGAGCGGGTGTTGGCGGAAGTAGCCAAGCTGACCCCATAGCAGCTCCCGCGCGGTAATGGCAGGCAAATGGCGGTGATGGATTGCCGATGGATTGCCGATGATCGTTGAAATTCATTGAGAATGAGGGCCATAGCAGGGTAATTCTTAGGTATGGGCAAGGACCATGCCGCAACGATCCTGACGGGGCTTCTGGCCGCTTGCGGCGCAAGCGCGGCGCTCGCCCAGGAAGACACCTCTCCATCCTCGGAACCGATCATCGTCACCGGGGAACGGTGGCAGCGAACGCTCGCCGAAACCGCATCCAGTGTATCGGTCACATCGGCCGAAGACCTCGCGCGCCAGCCCGATACCGACCGGCTCGACCAACTGCTCGACGCAACGCCCAACATCACGATCGGTTCGGGAGGTCTCGGGCCCGCGATCCGAGGTCTCGACACGACCGGGGTGTTGAACAACCTCCCTGCATTTCTCGGCGGCAACCGCCCACGGACCACGGTGACGGTGGACGGCCGCGCGATCACCTATGGGGAATTCGTGTTCGGAACCCAGCCGCTGTGGGACGTTGAGCGCGTCGAAGTGTTCCGCAGCCCGCAGACGACGACCCAGGGGCGCAATTCGATTGCCGGGGCGATCTTCCTCGAAACCCGCTCGCCCGAGTTCGACTGGGGCGGTGCCGCTCGGCTGATCGGCGGGAATTACGACACCCGCCAGGCGTCCGCCATGGCAACAGGCCCGCTGATCTCGGAACAGCTGGCCTTGCGTGTCGTTGCCGACCACCGTCGCAGCCGCCCGTCCAGCGAACTCACCACGCCCGATGTCGACATCGATCCCAATCGCGACAAATACGACCAGTTGCGCCTCAAGCTGCTGGCCCTGCCCGATGCCCTCCCCGGGTTGCGGCTCGAGACCTCGTACTGGATTGCAAGATCGCAGGCCCCGCAAACCGAAGGCGTCCGCATCCCTTTTCGCGAGCGACGCGATCCGCGCGCGCGTTACGGCATATTCCGGGCCGAGTCTGAGTCGGGGACCTTGCGGGCCTCCTGGGACATTTCCGCCGAGACAACCCTGCATTCGACCCTGACGGCAGGTGGCTCGACCTTGCAGCGCTTCGCCCCGTCCGGCTTCGGTGAAACGCTCACCAAGGCGCGTGATCGATCAGGCGAGTTGATCCTCAATCACGCTGCAGAGGGTTGGAAGGCCGTCGCCGGAGTCAGCGCATCGCGCAGCCGCATGCGGCAGACCATCGACCTCTCCTCCACGCCGTTCGGTGTGGGCGATTTCCGTGACCGGCAGGACAGCTTCGGCCTGTTCGGTGAGGGCGAAGCACAAATCGGCGAGCGTCTGTCCCTGATAGTCGGCGCGCGGTATCAAAGCGATCGCCAGGTCAGAAGCGGAACCCTGGGCCGCGTCGGCTCTCTCCAGGTGCTCGATTTCGATCGGACCTTCGAGTTCTTCCTGCCCAAGTTCTCGCTGTCCTTCGCATCCTCGCCCGATCTGACGCTGGGCATTCTCGTGCAGAAGGCGGCCAATCCCGGCGGCATCACGCTCACGCCGCCAAGCGGCCTCGATGCTTTCGAGGAAGAATCCCTGTGGGATTTCGAGCTCTTTGCCCGCGGTCGATTGGCTGACGGAAGGCTGCGCTATGCGGCCAATCTGTTTCGCTACGAGATGAAGGATGCGCAGCGTTCGGTGACCTTCGGCGTTCTCACCCCCGCCGGGCCGGTTTTCCTGTCGGAGATCGGCAATGCCCCGCGCGCATGGAGCCACGGAGCGGAGCTCGAACTACAATGGCAGGCAAGCAACCGGCTGAGCGTGAATGCCGGCCTGGGCTTGCTCGACACCCGCCTGACCCGGACGCCCAGCAGCGAAGATCCCTTGCTCGACAAGCAATTCCAGCGCTCGCCTCACTTCACGGCCTCGCTGGGCGTGGATTGGCGCCCTGCCCCCTCGCTCGCCATCGACCTCGGCTACCGCCACCGGACGGGCTACTACAGCGACGACGTCAACTCCCCCGAACTGAGGGTGGGATCGGCCAGCGTGTTCGACGCCCGGGTCAGTTGGGAGCGCGGGTCAACGCGGATCTTCGGATTCGTCCGCAATATGTTCGACAATTTCTACCTGGTGGCCCGCTTCTCCGGACCCGATCCGCTCGCTACGGCGGGCGATCCCCGCGAATACGGCATCGGGATCGAGGCAAGGATATAGCGATGTCCGGCGACGTTGAATTCGGCCAGGATCCAGCTTCGCCGGCGCCAAGGCCGGGAAATGGCAAGGCCGACATCCATGAGACGCACGATCTGGCCAAGCGGCCTGACATTACGATCGGGGATACGCTGATCCGGCCATCCTTGCGGTTGATCGCAGGTCCGAACTCGAGTGTCAGCGTCGAACCGCGCGTGATGCAGGTCCTGCTCGCCCTGTACGATGCAGATGGAAAGGTCCTGAACCGCGAAGACCTGCTCGAACAATGCTGGGCCGGTGTGGTCGTGGGCGACGACGCTATCAACCGCGCGATCGCAGAGCTGCGCCGTGCCGTCCGAGAAACGAACGCCGATCTCGCGATCGAAACCATTTCTCGCGTCGGTTACCGGCTCGCCGCAAACACGATCCCCGACGCTTTGGACAGCAAATCGCGTCCTATCCGCGGTTTCGACATCGACCGACGCAATTACGTGCTCGGCGGAGCCGTCGCCGCCGTTGCGCTGGCCGGCGGCACGGTAGCGATATCGGGTTACCGGGAGAAGGCAGCTGTCGACCAATTGATCGAACGCGGCAAGATCCTCCAAGGATCGGGTGCGCCGGACGGCCGGGAGCGCGCCTTTGCCCTGTTTTCTGCTGCCGTCGAGCGCGCACCGAAACGTGCCGAGGCCTGGGGATGGCTCTCGACCGTCGCGCCGAATTACCAGCATTCGCGGTCGGCGGCGCTTCGCGCGCTCGATCTTGATCCCAAAGAACCCAATGCACGTGTCGTTCTTGCTTGGCAGAAGCTCGATCTCGAAGACTGGACCGTGTGGGAAGATTCCCTGCTCGAAGTGCTGGATGATGCCCCCGAGAATGCGCTCGCGCTCGGGTTCATCACGCTGTTCTACCAGGGGATGGGGCGGTGCAAGCTCTCGCTCCAAATGAATGAGCGCTCCCTTGCAGCCGAACCATTCAATCCCGGATTTCACATGCGGCGAGCGTTGAAGCACTGGATTTTCGGTCGGTTGGCCGAGGCCGACAAGGTCGCCGACAAGTCGATGCATTTGTGGCCGCGCAATCCCTTTACCTGGAATGCGCGCATGGTGATCTATGCCTTCACCGACCGGGCTCCGGCCGCGCTCACCCTGCTTGAGGATGAGGCCAGTCGGCCAAAGAAGCTGACACAACCGAATATCGAATCCTGGCGTGCGGCGCTTCGCGCCATTGATAGCCGAAGCCGCAGCGAAATCGACAATGCGGTCAAGGTCTGCACGGCAGCCGCCCCTCTCGCTCCGGGTCTCGCGGCGAACGCGATCATGTTCTTCTCCCATCTCGGAGAACTCGACTCGGCGTACCGCGTCGCCGAAGGGCTTTTCGAAGGCAAAGGCAATGTGGTCCAGCAAACTCGCGGAGTCGGCATCAGGGACATCTACTCGGCCACCGGCTGGGGGCGCACGCAGTTCGTCTTCATCCCTGCAACCAACGCGTTCCGCGACGACGAACGATTTCCGGGGCTCTGCCGCCGGCTGGGGCTGGAAGCCTATTGGCGCAAGCGCGGCGCATGGCCGGACGAATTCGTGCGCGGAGCGCTTGTCAGTGCCTGACCATACCGTCCGACTGCGGCGCGCAATCGTGATTGCAGGAAAAACCCTATGCTTCTAATGCCATGGCTCTCGCCGCGAGATTCTCGCCGGGAGACAAGCGACGGACGAACCTGCGTGAACGAATCACTGGATCTGGCACGACGTGCCGACATCACGATCGGCAACGCTCTCGTCCAGCCATCGCTCCGCCTGATCACGGGCCCAGAATCGGAAGCCACCGTCGAACCCCGCGTGATGCAGGTGCTCCTGGCCTTGCACGACGCCGAGGGGCGCGTGCTGAGCCGCGAGGACTTGCTCGAGATTTGCTGGCCTGGCGTGATCGTCGGTGACGATGCCATCAACCGGACCATCGCCGAAATTCGCCGGGTCGCCCGCGATACCGGTGCCGTGATCGTGATCGAGACCATCCCTCGGGTGGGTTATCGCCTCGCCTCACAGGAAGATGCGGCGGGCAAGGTCGGCAAGAGCGCCAAGGTGCGCGGACCCGCCTTGCCTCGGCGAAAGCTTGTTATCGGAGGACTGGCGACAGCAGCCGCCATCGCGGGCGGTGGATATGGGCTGCTCCACTATCGCCGCGGAACGGCAATCGACGAATTGATCGAACGGGGCCGATTGGTCCAGGCGTCCGGGCGTCCCGACAGCAGGACGCAGGCTCAAGAAATCTTTCGCCAGGCCATTGCGATGGATCCGGAACGAGCCGATGCATGGGGTTGGCTGGCACGCGTTCTTGGTGACGATGCCGCAGCGCGCGAGGCGGCGCTCCATGCCATCGAGATCGATCCGCGCGAAGCCAACGCCCGGGTAGTGCTGATCAGCCAACGCAAGGACCTTCATTCCTGGACCGAATGGGAAGACGAACTTCTCGAAGTCCTGAAAGATGCACCGGACAACACTGCCGCACAGCGATCACTGTCTTTCTTCTACCAGGGGATGGGTCGCTGCAAGGATTCCTGGAGTGTCCAGGAGCAGACCCTCAAGCTCGAGCCGTTCAATCCCGCGAGCCATAACACGAGCGCCCTGAAACACTGGATCTTCGGCAAGAACGGTGAGGCAGACAAAATTGCCGATCAGGCGCTTCGCCTGTGGCCACGCCATCCTTTGCTCTGGAACGCCCGGATGGTCATTTATGCGTTCACGAACCGGGCGCCTGCGGGGCTCGCGCTGCTCGACGACGTGCCCAATCGGCCGGCAAACCTGACTTCTGCCAGCATCGATTCCTGGCGCGCCGCCCTGGGGGCGATCGCCACGCGCTCCTCCCCCGATATCGCCCGCGCCTTGGAAGTCTGCACCGCGCAAGCCAAGCTCGCGCCAGGGCTGGCGGCTAACGCAATCATGGCCTTCGCCTATCTGGGAGAGGTGGACGCGTCCTACCAGGTCGCTGAGGGCCTGTTCGAAGGGCGCGGGGCCGTCGTCCAGAAATCGCACGGCAAGGGTATCGGCGATCTCTATTCGACCGCAGGCTGGGGGCGAACCCAAGTCATCTTCACACCCGCCGCCGTCGCCTTTCGCGAGGACGGGAGATTTTCCGATTTCTCCGAACGGCTGGGGCTGACGGCCTATTGGCGCGAGCGCGGAATCTGGCCGGATCCCTTCGTCAGGGGATCGCTCCGCACCAGCTGATGGTCGATCTAGAAGGCCCGCGTCAGGCCAATCTCACCGCGCCACCTGTCGTAGCGATAGATTTCGATCGGGCTGGTGTTTTTCTCCCAGGTTAGCCGGAGCTGCGGCGCCCACCCCTTCCATTCGAACGTGCGCAATGTCGTTCCGACGGAAAGGCGGTAGAAGTCGTCCACCCGTCGCTTGGGATAGATTGCCAGCCGCTTGTCCGCCTCGAGATGCTGGTATGATGCGGATGCAAACAGCGTCGTTCGCCCGAACTCGCGCCAACCGGTGACCGATAATTGCCCGCTGGCAGTCGAATAGGCCGGATCGCGCGCCATCTGCCGCGCCGCACCAAGCGTAAGATTGATGCCCGAGCGGCTGCTCAAGGCCCGCTCGTAGCTCGCGAACCCCGATATTCCATGCGCATCCTGAAGGTCGTTGATACGGTAATTCGTGCGCGCATAGCCCGCCCCGGCCCGCAGGTGTGAACGCCGGTCCAGCGGACGCTGCCATTGCAGGTTCGCATCCAGCGCGTCGTAGAAGCGCTCCCCGCCGAACCACCGCCTTTGCCCCCCAGCGAGGAGGCTGGCCCGCCCTCCCCCGAGCGCAAATTCGGGGCCGATCGAGGCGATAGCCAGCAGATCGTTGAAGTCGCCGCGACGGTAGAAATCACCCGATAGGCCGGCGCGAGTGATCAGCGAGGTAAGCTGCGAAAGCGGCTTGCGATAATAGACCTCCCCGCGCAGCGACAGGCCGACGCCCGAGGACTGGCGCGCCGCATCCTCTAGGTCGAAGTCACCAATCACCGTACCCAACGTGTCCGATCGCGTCGCGCGGTTGACGTTACTATCGGGAGCGATGGCGACCTGCACGCTCGCGCCGAAGGGCTTGCGTTCGCGCAGCGCAGCCGAAAACCGGTCGACGAGGCGCGCCACCTCAGGTGGCAGCCCGCCGGCCTGCGCCTCGCGCAGGGTCCGCCGCGAAGCCTCGATTTGCCCCATTTCGGCCTGCACCCGCGCAAGCTCCAGCCTGGCCCTCTGTGCACCGGGATCCTCGTCAATGATCGATCGCAGCAAGCTGCCCGCCCGGTCCCAGCGGTGATCGCGCATCGCCAGCATCGCGAGGCGGAAACGCGCCTCGTTTCGGACCGGTAAGTTGGGATCCTGGAGCAATGCCTCGAGGATCTGCACGGCAAGCGCCTCTTCCTTGTTGGCGAGCGCCCTTGCTGCAAATTCCAGCATCTGTTCCCCCGTCGCCTCGATCTCGGCCCGCGTTCCGACCGGCAAGGTTTCGCCTGCGGGCGCACGTTCGGTCGATGGCTGGGCAAGCGCCACAAGCGCGACCAGCAACACGGCTCAGTCCTTCTTGCCGATCCAGACGCCGGTCATCGTTCCCTGCGTGCCGTCCCGGGTAAACGGGGCCGAAAACCGACCGATCACTTCCTGTGCATTGGGTCCGGTCAGGCTGCCGTCGAACCACGATGCGTCGAGGAGTACGCCATCCTTGCTGAACTTGCCGGAGTAATTCGCGCTGCCAACGGAATAGACCGTCTGCGCGAAATCATAGACCCCGTAATCATAGTCGAGATCGGTGTACCAGCCGTTGGTGTAGAGAAACGGATTCATGCTGCCCGAAAGCGTGCCGGAGCCAAAATCGAAGGCCAGTTTAACCGTGCCGGAGATTTCGAATGCATCCACCGGCGTCTCACCAAAGATTTCGGCCCGGTAGGTCGCGGTCCCGCTCCTAGGAATCGCATCAGCAGCAGGTTGATAGCCGTAAACGAACCAGCCGTAGATCTTGGTATGGGTACCGTCGGCGTTGCCTTCGGATTTGTACCACCTCCCGTAGTGCGAGTAGGTGTAGGGATAGCGTTCGCGAAACGGCACCGGCATCCATACCGAACCCACGGTTTCTCCGTTTGAGGAGATGCGGTGGAAGGTAGAGCTCGCTATCTGGCCTGCCGATCCGTTCAAGCCGAGATCGGTCAGTTCTCCCGCTTCCCCGGTTGGCAGCTTGATCTTGTAGATCTGGCGGGCTTCATCGAAATCCAGCTGGATGGTCGCGCCTTGCTCGCTCGGCACCGACTTGATGAATTTCGCGAGATCCTTGCTACCTGAGACATTGCTCTCGCTCGACAGCGTGTCAGTCTCATAAACCGTGTAGGCGACCGTCTGCGCATTCGTCCCGATAGTGAGAGTCTCGGGCTTGATCACCTGGGCCGGCGTCGGCGTAGGGGTCGGAGCCGGCGCAGGACTGGGTGGCGGAGGGGGGAGCGGCGTCGAATTTGGACTCGCCCCCCCTCCTCCGCCGCATCCTGCAAGCGCGAGCAGCAGCACCAGTGTGGCGCTGGCGACGGTAATGGATTCCCTCATGCAACCCTCCGCATTGATTTGGTGATTGCGAAGCTGGCACTGCACCTCCCTCCGATCCATGATGGCTTGCCGATGTTTGCCTGATCTGAGGTAATCGATTGCTTAGGACCGAGGCGTGCAGGTCGCGCCCCCTTCGATCAACCGAAGCTGAGCTGACCGGGGCTCGCGATAGTGGAATTAAGGCTCTTGCGAGGAATCGCCGGGCACAATCTTCACCCTTCGAGCTTGGACTGAGCAGAACCGTCTGTATGATCCGTACCCGCAGCCGGCGAATGTCCCCCGACTTCCGCCGGCTTGATTGTGCGAATGGAAGGAATAGTCGAGCCAGATGTTGAAACGCGTATCGCCGATGATCGTGGCAGGGACGATGGCCAACGCCCTGCTGCCGCGACCGGCCCTGGCTCAAGATGGTGATGAGGATGGCGAACCGACGCGGGTGATCGTCGTTACCGGCGAAGGGCTTGGAGAAACCCCGGCCTCGCCCGCCTATGACACCCAGACCATCGATCGCGAGCAATTGCTATCCGCACCATCGGGCAGGATCGAAGACGCGCTCACCTCGGTCGCGGGGTTCCAGCAGTTCCGCCGTTCGGACAGCCGCTCGGCCAACCCGTCGGCGCAAGGGGCCACACTGCGCGCGCTGGGCGGTAATGCCACGAGCCGCGCGCTTGTCCTGCTCGACGGCGTACCGATGACCGATCCATTTTTCGGTTATGTTCCCTTCTCGGCGCTTGCGGCCGAACGGCTCGCGCATGTGCGCGTGACCCGCGGCGGTGGTTCCGGACCGTTTGGTGCCGGCGCCCTGGCCGGGACCATCGAGTTGACGAGCGCCGATGGCGCAACGTTGGGCAATTTCAGTGGCATGCTCGTCGCGAATGATCGCGGCGATACCGAAGCGAGCGCGACCCTTTCTTCACAACTCGGCACGGGCTTCGGTTCGGTGTCGGGCCGCTGGGATCGCGGCAAGGGATTCTGGACGACGCCGGCCTCCGATCGCGTTCCGGCCAGCGCACGGGCAAGCTTCGACGGCTACTCGGTCCAGGTGCGCGGCGTCGCCCCGCTGACCGAGATGATCGAATTGCAGGCACGCGGCCTCGTCTACCGCGAGGAACGCACTCTGCGTTTTGACGGCGCCGAAAGCAGCATGGAGGGTCAGGACGCGAGCCTGCGAGTGGTAGGCCGAGGCGAGTGGCAGTTCGACCTGCTTGGCTACGTCCAGGCGCGCAACTTCACCAATGTCGTGATTTCCTCGACCCGCTTCGTACCCGTGCTCGATCAGCGCAATACGCCCGCCACAGGCCTTGGCGGGAAATTCGAACTTCGTCCCCCGACCGGCCGGCGCAACGTGCTGCGGCTGGGGATCGACTACCGCAAGTCCGATGGCGAGCTCTTCGAAATCGCCCAGAGCGCCTTTTCCGGCGCGGTCACCGCCAGACGAAACGCGGGCGGGACGAATACGGACCTTGGCATCTTTGCCGAGAACGACCTCACCCTGGGTGCCATCACCCTGACGGCGGGCGCCCGGGTCGATCGATTCACCATTCGGGACGGATTCTTCATCGAGCGAAATGGTGCGGGCTTGCTAGTCGACAACCAGACCTATCCCGACCGGTCAGGCTGGGAAGCCTCATTCCGCGGTGGCGCGCTCTACCGAGTGAACGATGCGCTTAGCTTGCGCGCCGCAGCCTATAGCGGCCTTCGTCTTCCCACCCTGAACGAGCTCTACCGTCCCTTCGTCGTTTTCCCGATCGTCACCCAGGCGAACGCTGCGCTCGACAACGAACGTCTCGAAGGGTTCGAAGCGGGGATCGACTGGGCGCCTGCGGACGCCATCTCACTTGCGCTGACCGCCTTCGACAACCGGGTGAAGAACGCGATTGCCAATGTCACGATCGGCCCGAACCTGCGCCAGCGGCGCAATATCGACGCGATCCATTCGCGGGGTATCGAAGCAAGCGCGGCGCTGAAGTTCGGCGCGGTTAG
This region of Altererythrobacter sp. CAU 1644 genomic DNA includes:
- a CDS encoding 3'(2'),5'-bisphosphate nucleotidase CysQ — encoded protein: MTDAELAAHLAETAGRILLDVRGSAMFEGKALGNAGDQTANQFLVHALRAQRPDDGLLSEESKDTRERLAKERVWIIDPVDGTREYGEARTDWAVHVGLAIGGEAAVGAVALPGCNAILRTDRPQAMPPAPDRLRMVVSRTRPAAEAVAVSQALGAELVEMGSAGAKAMAVIRGEADIYLHSGGQHEWDSCAPVAVARAHGLHCSRIDGSSLVYNQSDTFVPDLLICRREHAERVLAEVAKLTP
- the cysN gene encoding sulfate adenylyltransferase subunit CysN, which codes for MAQESTTDAIYRTEALIAEDIDAYLDQHQHKTMLRFITCGSVDDGKSTLIGRLLYDSKMIFEDQLAALERDSKRVGTQGQEIDFALLVDGLAAEREQGITIDVAYRFFNTEKRKFIVADCPGHEQYTRNMVTGASTADLAVILVDARKGVLVQTRRHSYICHLLGIRNIVLAVNKMDLVDYDKATFDKIVSDYREFASEIGIESFTAIPISGFRGDNITASPSANTPWYSGPSLVDHLESVEVRSAVDRDKPFRMPVQWVNRPDLDFRGFAGLIAGGEVRPGDPIRVLPSGKTSTIERIVTFDGDLDEAGAGQSVTLTLADEIDCSRGNVIAAADAPPQVADQFEATIVWMSDDALHVGRSYWLKLATQTVSATVREPKYEIDINSLERLAAKTLELNEIGVAEVHTDKPLVFEPYVDSRTLGGFILVDKITNATVAAGMLNFSLRRSQNIHWQPTDITREHHASMKNQTPRVLWFTGLSGSGKSTIANEVEKKLALMNRHTFLLDGDNVRHGLNKDLGFTEADRIENIRRIGEVAKLMTDAGLIVLTAFISPFRAERQMVRDMLAEHEFIEIFVDTPLEVAEERDVKGLYKKAREGKLKNFTGIDSPYEAPENPDIVVNTVAMTPEEAADYIIRQILPLK
- a CDS encoding TonB-dependent receptor — its product is MGKDHAATILTGLLAACGASAALAQEDTSPSSEPIIVTGERWQRTLAETASSVSVTSAEDLARQPDTDRLDQLLDATPNITIGSGGLGPAIRGLDTTGVLNNLPAFLGGNRPRTTVTVDGRAITYGEFVFGTQPLWDVERVEVFRSPQTTTQGRNSIAGAIFLETRSPEFDWGGAARLIGGNYDTRQASAMATGPLISEQLALRVVADHRRSRPSSELTTPDVDIDPNRDKYDQLRLKLLALPDALPGLRLETSYWIARSQAPQTEGVRIPFRERRDPRARYGIFRAESESGTLRASWDISAETTLHSTLTAGGSTLQRFAPSGFGETLTKARDRSGELILNHAAEGWKAVAGVSASRSRMRQTIDLSSTPFGVGDFRDRQDSFGLFGEGEAQIGERLSLIVGARYQSDRQVRSGTLGRVGSLQVLDFDRTFEFFLPKFSLSFASSPDLTLGILVQKAANPGGITLTPPSGLDAFEEESLWDFELFARGRLADGRLRYAANLFRYEMKDAQRSVTFGVLTPAGPVFLSEIGNAPRAWSHGAELELQWQASNRLSVNAGLGLLDTRLTRTPSSEDPLLDKQFQRSPHFTASLGVDWRPAPSLAIDLGYRHRTGYYSDDVNSPELRVGSASVFDARVSWERGSTRIFGFVRNMFDNFYLVARFSGPDPLATAGDPREYGIGIEARI
- the cysD gene encoding sulfate adenylyltransferase subunit CysD; protein product: MHRRSARRGIMTVHTPLTHLQRLEAEAIHIIREVVAEADKPVMLYSVGKDSAVMLHLARKAFYPAPPPFPLLHVDTTWKFQAMYELRDRMAQESGMELLVYQNPEAEERGINPFDHGPLHTDMWKTEGLKQALDKWGFDAAFGGARRDEEKSRAKERIFSFRTASHGWDPKNQRPELWNLYNARKNRGESIRVFPISNWTELDVWQYIQLEDIPIVPLYFAEKRPTFEYEGGLFMADDIERLEKVMGHRPEITERSIRFRTLGCFPLTGAVESEASTLSEVIQETLLTTTSERQGRVIDKDAGGAGMEKKKQEGYF